The Paramormyrops kingsleyae isolate MSU_618 chromosome 11, PKINGS_0.4, whole genome shotgun sequence genome includes a window with the following:
- the akip1 gene encoding A-kinase-interacting protein 1 has product MAAPAWTESSLARSSRLGLQVLERAQKRSVDWRSVSCSGRVRQPEDKRRSDGWDRTQSGNRAVAEHACSQLNNTFDTVMQFMANTTYQCKKFYSSVPAHDPSEYEVNHVCRYHSRNLPAPPRTIYVKNEQKSTPEDFHILVSPGTYKITAAAVDATQQTQLVQIKAGESVHLAFHL; this is encoded by the exons ATGGCGGCACCGGCATGGACTGAATCGTCTCTAGCTCGCTCATCGCGACTTGGGCTGCAGGTGCTGGAGAGAGCACAGAAACGCAGTGTAGACTGGAGAAGTGTGAGCTGCTCTGGCCGCGTACGGCAGCCGGAAGATAAGCGGAGGAGCGACGGCTGGGATCGGACCCAGTCGGGGAATCGGGCG gtaGCTGAACACGCATGTAGCCAGCTGAACAACACGTTTGATACTGTCATGCAGTTTATGGCAAACACAACCTATCAATGCAAG AAATTCTACTCGTCTGTGCCTGCTCATGACCCCAGTGAGTATGAAGTGAACCACGTCTGTAGGTATCATTCGCGCAATCTTCCGGCGCCACCCCGGACTATCTACGTTAAAAAC GAGCAAAAGAGCACACCAGAGGATTTTCACATTTTAGTGTCTCCTGGTACTTACAAAATTACTGCTGCCGCTGTGGATGCAACCCAACAGACCCAGTTAGTTCAAATTAAAGCAGGAGAGAGTGTCCATCTTGCATTTCATCTTTAG
- the LOC111841157 gene encoding transmembrane protein 9B-like isoform X3 produces the protein MPVEGKDVEAYCLHCECRYEERSSGTIKVTIIVYLSLLGLLLLYMVYLTLLEPTLKRRLFGHSQLIQSDDDDVGDRQPFGNTRDVPSHSNVLNKVEHAQQRWWRQVQEQRKSVFDRHVVLS, from the exons ATGCCTGTGGAAGGAAAAGATGTGGAGGCTTACTGTCTGCACTGCGAATGCAGATACGAGGAGCGGAGTTCTGGGACTATAAAA GTAACCATCATCGTTTACCTGTCCCTCCTGGGCCTGCTGCTGCTCTATATGGTCTACCTGACCCTACTGGAGCCCACACTGAAGAGACGGCTGTTTGGACACTCGCAGCTCATCCagagtgatgatgatgatgttggg GACCGGCAGCCCTTCGGCAACACGCGTGACGTGCCGTCCCACTCCAACGTGCTGAACAAGGTGGAGCACGCACAGCAGCGCTGGTGGAGGCAGGTGCAGGAGCAGAGGAAGTCTGTCTTTGACCGGCACGTGGTGCTTAGCTAA
- the LOC111841157 gene encoding transmembrane protein 9B-like isoform X1 — protein MSHVCINVCIQLYLLVCFLMILSAEISAAKNAEDIRCKCICPPYKDVNGKIYNQNVSLKDCNCLHVVKPMPVEGKDVEAYCLHCECRYEERSSGTIKVTIIVYLSLLGLLLLYMVYLTLLEPTLKRRLFGHSQLIQSDDDDVGDRQPFGNTRDVPSHSNVLNKVEHAQQRWWRQVQEQRKSVFDRHVVLS, from the exons ATGTCTCATGTCTGTATTAACGTATGTATACAGCTgtatttattggtttgttttctAATGATATTGTCAGCGGAGATCTCTGCCGCAAAG AATGCTGAAGATATAcgatgtaaatgtatttgcCCCCCATACAAGGATGTGAATGGCAAGATCTATAACCAGAATGTCTCACTCAAGGACTG CAATTGCTTACATGTAGTGAAACCCATGCCTGTGGAAGGAAAAGATGTGGAGGCTTACTGTCTGCACTGCGAATGCAGATACGAGGAGCGGAGTTCTGGGACTATAAAA GTAACCATCATCGTTTACCTGTCCCTCCTGGGCCTGCTGCTGCTCTATATGGTCTACCTGACCCTACTGGAGCCCACACTGAAGAGACGGCTGTTTGGACACTCGCAGCTCATCCagagtgatgatgatgatgttggg GACCGGCAGCCCTTCGGCAACACGCGTGACGTGCCGTCCCACTCCAACGTGCTGAACAAGGTGGAGCACGCACAGCAGCGCTGGTGGAGGCAGGTGCAGGAGCAGAGGAAGTCTGTCTTTGACCGGCACGTGGTGCTTAGCTAA
- the LOC111841157 gene encoding transmembrane protein 9B-like isoform X2, with product MSHVCINNAEDIRCKCICPPYKDVNGKIYNQNVSLKDCNCLHVVKPMPVEGKDVEAYCLHCECRYEERSSGTIKVTIIVYLSLLGLLLLYMVYLTLLEPTLKRRLFGHSQLIQSDDDDVGDRQPFGNTRDVPSHSNVLNKVEHAQQRWWRQVQEQRKSVFDRHVVLS from the exons ATGTCTCATGTCTGTATTAAC AATGCTGAAGATATAcgatgtaaatgtatttgcCCCCCATACAAGGATGTGAATGGCAAGATCTATAACCAGAATGTCTCACTCAAGGACTG CAATTGCTTACATGTAGTGAAACCCATGCCTGTGGAAGGAAAAGATGTGGAGGCTTACTGTCTGCACTGCGAATGCAGATACGAGGAGCGGAGTTCTGGGACTATAAAA GTAACCATCATCGTTTACCTGTCCCTCCTGGGCCTGCTGCTGCTCTATATGGTCTACCTGACCCTACTGGAGCCCACACTGAAGAGACGGCTGTTTGGACACTCGCAGCTCATCCagagtgatgatgatgatgttggg GACCGGCAGCCCTTCGGCAACACGCGTGACGTGCCGTCCCACTCCAACGTGCTGAACAAGGTGGAGCACGCACAGCAGCGCTGGTGGAGGCAGGTGCAGGAGCAGAGGAAGTCTGTCTTTGACCGGCACGTGGTGCTTAGCTAA